tgatccctggtgcaaccccattaGAACAgagaagtgctccgagtctcctcctactgtccttaccctggtgttgactccatcatacatgtcctttatcgctctaatgtacaccacaggtacacctttagcctccaagcatctccaaagaacctctctcggcactttgtcgtaagccttttctaggtcggtGAATACCATGTGCACGTCCCTCTTCtactccctatactgctccaccaatctccttacaatatgaatggcttctgtagtcgagcgtcCTGGCATGAATCCGAattggttctctgaaatagacacacctcgcctcaccctcatctccaccaccctttcccacactttcatagtgtgacttagcagctcgatacctctatagttgttgcagctttgaatgtcgcccttgttcttatACAAGGGAATCACTGTACTCCACCTTCGTTCTTCGGGCATCTTTGccgtcttgaaaatgacattaaacaactcagtcagccactccaagcctatCCTGCCCGCACTATTCCAAAATTCCCCCgggatctcgtcaggtccggtcgctcttcccccgCGCATCCTATGAACAACTCTCTTAACCTCCCTAACCTTTAtgctcctacaatatccaaagtcgcgacgcctatcggagtactccaaatctcccaacacaacgtctctgtccccttcttcgttcaagagtttatgaaagtatgactgccattTCCTTCTAATGTGGGCTTCCTCCATAGCACTTTTCCATCCtcatccttgatgcacttcacttgatccaaattgcgtgccttcctctctctcgccttgacaagcctgaacaacttcttatccccacctcggtcctctagttctgcataaaaGCATTCGAAGGTTGCCGTTTTTGCCGAAGTGTGGTGAAAATAGTTAGTAATGCATGTACTTTTATAAGCATTGCTTCCTATTCTTCAAAGCTTCTCTCATGTTACAGGTATTCTCGTTGTTTAGATCTATGAGATCAATAATATTTGTTAGTATGTGTGTGAGTTAGAAGAGACACACTATGCCCCCTTTGTTTTAGCTTGAATCTTTTGATGGCACTTAATGGTTGATGGATTTCTTTCTCTGGTAAATGTAATCAAAGTAAATGCTATTCGGCTTCTTTTCCCTGAAAACTTTTTGATTCAGGGAACAAGTAAAATGCGGAATTTGCTTGACCTTTCTCTCTTTGGAAAAAAAAGAGTTTAGTTAGTGGTAGACGTAGTCTTATAGGGAGCTCATTGACAATGCATCTTACATTTCCCTTGGAGATTATAAATGGTTGTTTGACTTCTTATGCTGCTGCATAATTTTCCTAACATATTAAAATCACCAGCTTTCATTTGGCATTAAATTGAATGAGCTAAACTGGTATAGTGTCTTGAAGTTACTTTCTAGCTTGTGCATTCATATTTATGTTTTCCTGTCTTCTTTTCCCTCGTTTCTTGTGCAGGTTGCCGCCTTTATTCCTTTaatgtatatgtgtatgtgcACATACTATTCCTTGTTCAAAATAGGAATGCTGACATTTTATTCACTGACTCCACGACAAACAAGTTCAGTCAGTTTGCTTATGATATGCTCGTATGTCTCTttgttcttcctttttctttcttaGGGGAATTTGCAACCATTCTCTGCCTAATACTGCTTATAATGACAATGTAAATGATATTAGGATGGTTGCACGCTATGCTCCTCCTATTTCATACAACTTTCTCAACCTTATCCATCTTGACAACAGTGCAAAGACTATCTTTGAAAAGGTAAGTAACTGATCAATATGTCACTTTGTAAGCTAGATAGTTTAATTCGGGGACGTATGTCAAATTATAGACACATATTGGATTTTCTAACACAACTCCTTTTTCTCATTTTGCATGACTTTGATTTACTTTCATGAAGTTTTAAAGGTTGAGTTTTTATATTTGAACtgcttatttttaaaataatgatTATGATGCGAAAAAGTAGTAAAGATGTCAAATAAAATTGAAATAACTTAAACTACATTACTAATTAACCATGTAAGTTGATGATTTTGTCATGCTACTAATGCAGAGAATGGGGAATATTGATGATGCAGTCCCATTCTTTGGAAGAAATTTCAATAAAATATATCCGCTTATTATGGTCATCTACACCTTGTTGATTGCAAGCAACTTTTTTGATCGAGTCCTTAGCTATTTTGGGAACTGGAAAATTTTCAAATTCCTGAGTGAAGAGGCCGATGATTTGGATGGATTTGATCCCTCAGGACTCATTATTTTGCAAAAAGGTTAGTTTTGGCATTTATCCTTATGTAACACATGTAACTGGAATATTCTGCCAAAATAAATTTGTAGCTTGGGTATTGGTCTTTTTGGAGAACAGTGGTCTAAAAGAAGACAGTTTAAGACTTTCTGCCAAACCAGGcaaaacacaaaatgactttgATTTCACTTCTCAGAACGTTCTTGGCTTGAACAAGGGCATAAAGTAGGTGAACTTGTTGTTCCATTGGCAAGGAATTTCCAAAATGCAAGCTTCGATCTTGAATCTGGCAGCAATAATACGGTATGTGATTCTCGGAACATAACATATTCTTTCCATCAGTTATCTGGAAAATATTAATTTTGTAGGTGAGGTCTTATTTCTCACATAAATTTCTTGGTGTTTGGCGTCCAATGTTTTACAACTTTCACCTTCCTTCCCAATGTTACTTAACAGGATAGCTATATCACAAGGCTGGTTTGGCACATTTAGAGCCTCTTTGCCCGAACTTCCAAAACTTGCTTAATTTGAAAGTACTTTTTGTCAAATGGAGTTTCAGAAAAGTACTTTTAGATAGAGCAGTTTGTGATTGGCTAAATATATGAGCAGCTCTTTTGTTGGTATTGTAGAAACAACTTATGTTTGGCTTTCTTTCCATAAGTGTTTTTGAACGTCAAATTACGTCTAAAGATTCAGTTTACGATTAACATTATTTAAATAGATACATAATTTGAAATATTTATTGTGAGAGACTTTAATTTAAGTTTTTATTTCATTTAATTAAAAATCTGAAATAATAAAATTACAAAATTGAGAAACGGAGCATGTTATGAGACTCTGTTGATATGCTGTCGACAATGCATAAGGTTGACTTTTGTCCTAACTGCTGGGTTAGTTTGGTAAATATTAATATTTAATAAGGGTATTTTTATTGCTTTTTGCCATAAGGAGAAGCTACTTTTTAAGCTTTCCTCCCCACAACAGAAAAACTACTTCTATTACTACTCAAATTTCTTGTTTTCTACCCATAAGCTTGGCAAACACCTTAAGCACTTTTTGTACCAATAAATAAGCCCTTCTAGTTCcctagaagcttggccaaacaagctagTAGTACGATTAATGAGTTAAGGGGCAGAGACCACTTGAAAGATCGATTTGACACTTTTATGTTTGGTATCCTGACCTCATCAGAGGTACAATGCGTGTTAAATAGTTCTTTCTTTTCTCTAATGAGTATATTGATGATTGCATCTAGTTGTATGGGAACAAGGTGGAGAGTTGGCTGTTGGGAAGTGGAGGGGTAAGAGTACATACAAGTTAGGTGTAATGTATAACAGTTGATGTTGTTTGACCAAATTTTGTATGTTTATAAGGTGAGATTGGTGATTGTGTTGTTTTGTAATGAGAAAGTTGACCTGGATATATGGGAGGGATTTGAACAAGTTAGGTTATGGCTATTTTTTAGACTTCTAGTGAATGGAGAAATAGGAAGATGAACAAGGAAAAAGAGTTCAAGCCAGAGTGTCTAGTTTGTTGACAGAAGCAATCAATTGATCGATCCAATAAAAGCAAGAAAAGAAAGAGGCAGGGTCCCAATGTAATGTTGGTAAAGTAAATTGGACTTGGTGATCGTAGACAGAATATAAAATGTCTGCTAAGAGACATATCTAAAAGCAGAAGTCTCAACTTTGGAGTACAACATTTCAGGAAATGTCCTtccaattttcttttctttttctctaagtTCTTCCTTTTTCTCCAATTTCAGTAATGTAATTATTCTCTCACAAAAACACTTCAAATAGCTAGGACAATAATAAATGCTGGAGATGAATTATCCCTGCTTCAGACCAAAAGGTATGATCTTCCTTTGTATAAACGGGGAAGGAAGGTCAGGAGGTGTAATTTTTATGTAGAGGCTCTTAATGTGCATTAGCTATATGGTCTTCGCAACTATATGCTACAGCATTGAAGTTCAATAAGTTTCTGCAATGCAGTACTTCATCCCTGTGGCATTTTAACAGTTTACCATCAATTATCCATTGAAACAGTGTTAGATGTGCTATAAGAGTGCAAGCTTTTATTGGTTTTGCGGTGCATGTGAATTGTACAACGTGAATGATTATTCTTCCATATTTCATGTGACTTTGGGTTTGTATTTGTAAAAGCTCCATGAAACAAAACCATCAACAAGACTAAAGGAAGAAGATAACGTTAGCCATTCAAAACCTCTAAAAGGAGAGGCACAGCAGGAGAGCAGCAAAGAAGAGATCAGTGGAAAGTACAAGGCAAAAAGAGCAAGACAGATGAAGAGAGAAAATAGCATAAGTTCAAATGGGAGGAGCAGGGACCGCCCCTTGTCTTCACGGGATGAAAACTCCACGATGGATATGCAAGTTCAACCTTCTAGAGGTTTATCCTCGACTTGGAGATCAATGCAAACAGGTTTCCGCAACTTCAAGTCTAACATGGAATCAAAGGGATTCATCCCTTTGCATCAACAAGTTCAAGATGCAGGACACAGTCGGTGTTCCTCAACTGAATCTCTGGATGAAATATTTGAAAGGATAAAAAGACCAGGTTCAGAATCCACAAACTACGACAGTGATGATGATCTGTATGGAGGCTTGAAAAGTTCAAGGCCAAGCAGATAATatatgtacaaaaaaaaaaaactgtgtcAGAGAGCAGTCTACAAATTTTGTGTGAGAATCAGGATATTGGTTGTAAAGTTTGTTCAATATTCTTTTCTCCTAGTAGTAGGTTTCTGAATTACAAATCTTTTTGGCGTCTGTTTCATTGTAACAAACAGTAGCATAGTCACTCCTCAACCATATAAATACAGGGACCATATGACCCACAACTTGAAAACTTCAGGAAGAGTTGGAAACTCAAGTTTCTGTAATGTCTCACTCTGTCACTCACAGTTGTTGTATTGGATGATATCAATAGATGTATTATTAGCACATTCATTTATCACTTCccaccgttggaaatatattgaGAAGATGTCTGAGTTGCACATTCATTTATCACTTCccaccgttggaaatatattgaGAAGATGTCTGAGTTTCCGTTTCTTTTTCTATGGAAGAACTTTTTGGCTCTCGATTATAGATGTAGAAGAGTTAAAAACAAAAGTTACAGCTTTATCCACGAGTTGAGAAATTATTTAGCAAAGTCATTAAACTTTGctacatattaataaaatcattcAATTTTAGCCTTTACtctcataaaatcactcaactaaacatgtcatcaaaaaaatataacatgacaatattaattaatttttttcttccATGTAGACATGGACCCCacaaattaaaaaaacaaatcataTTTTAATACCTCAACATCCACCCACCAACCCTTCATTTAAAACTCATTTTCTTTGTTGTTTCTACCTTATTTTTATGTGTGCTcttattctttttcttgaaattattttcttatttatttattgcaCTGTCCTTCTTTTTAGCTTCTACAATCTTTCTTTTCGTCTCTATTTTCTTATCTTTCTATTTTGTTTACATATATCTATTTAATAGATAAGACTTACTTATACAAGCTATTTACACCAAATCAATATGtatgttataaaatatatatatgaatgtccatagAGTCTAGATTTTCCACATGTCCTAAAAAgaataggtacatgtacatttggtggcatgtatgaaatgaagaaaatgaagcaaggtacatgtacatttggtggcatgtatgaaatgaagaaatgaagcaacacaagtttgattttaactcttggtgttgtcattgatgacttcatcaagagatttaccatctctataaatagatggttaagttctcaatttgtaagggatataaacaagaagtgaatacaatctctctctcatttctacaaagttattagtttgcttctcttgtttatttccaattatatagttttataacacgttatcagcacgagactctaccaCTATTAATTGGATTCCAATAGATTGACGAGTTGCTCTTTTGATTGGGGTATGATACTGATCCGAACACTCTGTCTACGAAAACCTTTTGATGAGGAAGGTTTGCACTTTGAATTCGTAGCTTTATTACTCAACCTCAAAGGAAAGTAATTGAGATGTAAGTATTTTTCTGTCACGTAAATTTATGGCTACATATACCTCAAATAAGTCTGGTAgatttattgattatgttattatATATGTCAATGACTTCAATATTTTCTTATTACAATAAGTTGCACAAATGCTTTTTGAATATAGCTACTATCTGTATCTATTCTTGTTAATCATGGAATTTTAACTACTGGACAACACGGAAGTTTAGTTTGTAATGATCCAGATATGTAATATTTAAATTATCTTAATCATGTTTTTTATGataatttttaatttatgccTATGTCACATGAAGTGATAATATTATCATAAGCATATTGTGATTACAATtgaagatatgttagagaaaaataCTCTACGTTATGTGGATACcttgatttgctcctgaagtagcaacatCTTAAAAGAGGTATTAAGCTATCATAATTTGATATGCTCAGAACACGCAGATATGATTTTGTtctattcctgaagaatgagaacttttgataaatgttacaaatacatatccattccctgaagtgaatgtgataatat
The sequence above is a segment of the Lycium barbarum isolate Lr01 chromosome 6, ASM1917538v2, whole genome shotgun sequence genome. Coding sequences within it:
- the LOC132598813 gene encoding uncharacterized protein LOC132598813 isoform X2 produces the protein MACSNTFGLVTGAFLLGFGLSEIPKGIWRCADWTTHQKILSHKVAKMAVKLDDAHQEFSNAIVVSQATSKQMSKRDPLRSYMNVIDKMLSQMLSEDPSFKPQGGNLGENDMDYDTDAKTMASLRRQLEIAREKYYRYKSEYMNFVTQALELEDTIKNFEHRSGTGWKYISSFRPERSGRLGSMLDITELIWRCVLEKHLQKGLAILLGCMSASILLAEATILPNGVDLSLFSILINAMEKHEMLVQVAAFIPLMYMCMCTYYSLFKIGMLTFYSLTPRQTSSVSLLMICSMVARYAPPISYNFLNLIHLDNSAKTIFEKRMGNIDDAVPFFGRNFNKIYPLIMVIYTLLIASNFFDRVLSYFGNWKIFKFLSEEADDLDGFDPSGLIILQKERSWLEQGHKVGELVVPLARNFQNASFDLESGSNNTLHETKPSTRLKEEDNVSHSKPLKGEAQQESSKEEISGKYKAKRARQMKRENSISSNGRSRDRPLSSRDENSTMDMQVQPSRGLSSTWRSMQTGFRNFKSNMESKGFIPLHQQVQDAGHSRCSSTESLDEIFERIKRPGSESTNYDSDDDLYGGLKSSRPSR